One Papaver somniferum cultivar HN1 chromosome 10, ASM357369v1, whole genome shotgun sequence genomic window carries:
- the LOC113317201 gene encoding uncharacterized protein LOC113317201, translated as MGFISFVGRVLFVSVFIVSAWQEFNEFGVDGGNAAKAFEPKYSIFTKHVTTYTGKELPNIEIKHIVAAAIALKGIGGVLFIFGSSFGAYLLLIHLAITTPILFDFYNYDIEKPQCVQLFVKFTQSLALFGALLFFLGMKNSVGPRRQTKKKITKTKTG; from the exons ATGGGATTCATATCTTTTGTTGGAAGGGTTCTCTTTGTCTCTGTTTTTATCGTCTCGGCTTGGCAAGA GTTCAATGAGTTTGGAGTTGATGGTGGGAATGCAGCAAAGGCCTTTGAACCCAAGTACAGTATTTTCACCAAGCATGTAACCACTTATACTGGGAAAGAGCTACCAAACATTGAG ATAAAACATATAGTTGCAGCTGCCATTGCACTGAAAGGGATTGGAGGCGTACTTTTTATCTTCGGCAGCTCTTTTGGAGCTTATCTACTG TTGATTCATTTGGCTATCACGACTCCGATCTTATTTGACTTTTACAACTACGATATCGAGAAACCTCAGTGTGTTCAACTGTTCGTCAAATTCACACAG AGTTTGGCACTTTTCGGTGCACTGCTCTTCTTCTTAGGGATGAAGAATTCAGTAGGTCCAAGAAGACAAACCAAGAAGAAAATTACTAAAACCAAGACGGGTTAG